The Thunnus maccoyii chromosome 12, fThuMac1.1, whole genome shotgun sequence genomic interval AATCACTGCagtcacagatgatgaggagctcaaaaagacaaacagtctgaaaataattttttttccgAGAGCCTGACGGGAGAGAGAGCGAGTATGTGACTATACTGGGATGTATCTGCAAAaagtctttttccaaaaacaggtgCTGAAAGAGGGGAGTCGTCTTATAAAATCAGGGTCATCTCATATTTGGGCCAATAGAGTATTACTTAGATTAAGTGAATGAAGTGGAATTTAACTATgtagatgttttaaaaaaaggggcCTTAATCGGACATGAAgacctccttccttcctcaaCAGGTGGAGCATCGAATGAAGAAAATCGCTTTAAAGTTACAACCGACAAAAATCACTGCGAGCAGTAAAAACCTCAGATCAGCTCTATAAAGATACTCATGTGATCCCATATAACCACTGggacataaaactgaaaaaggatTTGCTGAAAAACAGGATCGTATGACTGTCTGTTGTctgtattgtgttttcttttccaagTCAAAGATGGTGTACTTTAAGAGGAATTGTTGCTCTACTAAAAATATTctaataaaagtgtaaaataaattgaataaacataatttcatgATTAAATATCTGGAGTCCTGTtttaagaaagtaaagaaaTCAAGCAAGAGATTCCTGGAAAAGAGACGTTCACAGGAATTAATCATTTCTACATCATAGGAAACCTTCAATCCTACTACAGACTGCAGGATAATGAGTGTTTCTTCACATCACTGCAGGATTTTCTTAACACTTATTAACCAAAATACAAAAGGAAATGATGAGAAACTCACTGTTGGAATACAGAGCTTGCTGAGCGGGTTCCCATCTAACAGGTAGGATCCGTTGAAGGTCACGTATTCGTCATAATACTGCGGTGGCTGGGGCGTGACACTGCACAACACTTTGCGCTTCTCCTCGATCTTCTTCCTGATGTGCAGGAACTCGTAGTACGGGTTAGCCCTCTCCGTCTGGTAGGGCTCTATCTCCTCCAGCTTTACAGAGTCCACTATAGCCGCTAGAGACTGCTGGCCCCGCTCCTTATCCTGTTGAGTTGTGGAGCACGCCTGGGAGCTCGACACCTTCGGCATCTTCCTCTTGCGCGGGTGGGGCACGTGGATGTCCATGTCCTCGTCTGTGGAGCGAACCTTGATCTTGGTGCCTGAGGAATCGGATTCCTGGTCTGCAGATTGTGGAGAGGAGCTCCCCGAGGCGTTGCTGCTCAGGTCGGTCTGTGGCGGCGGTTGGACGAAGCTCAGACTCTGCTCCTCTCCGCTCGAAGACGACTCCGGTTTCTCATCAGCGGGAGTCACCTCCATCGGCTCTGAGTTGGACTCTGATTTGGATTCGGAGGAGCTCTCTGCGCCCAGGCTGCTTTCAGCTGAGGAACTCTCTGTTGtaacagaaacagcagcaacactgttGTTCTCAGAGGTTTGTGGGACATCAGACGTCTCTTCAGCTTTATGCTCGGGGCTCGCACAGGGCATACTGTCCATTTTCTCCATCTGAGCATCAAGAGACGGGCTGGCGGTGTCACTAGAGGGTTTTGATTTCTTGCAGTCATAGTTGTTTACATCCGTATCTTCTTGAGAACATCTGGACTCGGTGCTTGGTTTGCTACAGCCTGGCAAGGCCTCCCCTGCAGCGGAGCTGGGAATGTGTGCGCTGGTGGACGGTACAGGACTTTCCATCTCCTCTGTTCTCAAGCTTTCTGAGACGTTTTCCATGCGTTCTTGTTCTGCTCCATCAGCATTCTCCACAAGTTTCTCTTTATGGTCAGAAACCTGTGCTGTACCCGACTCCGTCTGCTGCAAGTTCTCCACAGCAGGGGATGGGAGAGGTTCCTTCTGCTGGagggtttttgtgtttgtgagcacCGACGGCTCAGCAGATAGAGAAGCTGTAGGCGTCGATGGTAGATCGGAGTCCTTGTTGGGACATTCTGCCTGTGGATTCGTATTCTCAGGACACTGGACTTCCCTCACAACAGGAGGCTCAGAGGAGGGAGGAGCTTTCGGCTCTGTTGACCCAGGTTGAGGACCACTACATTGTGAGAGGCTGGACTGTGGAAGCGTGAGGTTTTTACTTGGAGGATCTTTGTTTAGCATTTGTGGTGTCAAGCAGCCAGGAGTGCTCCCTTCTTTCTCCGCGACTGAATCAGCAACTGAATTCGTATATTGTTGACCACTGAGgttctcttctgtttctgctgaggTCTCTCTTGTTCTCAGCTCCTCTCCCGCGGTCGTAGTCGGGTTGGGTTTTGGCAGATTTTCCACAGCTTTACCTTCAGTCGACGAGTTGGCGTCCTCGTCCAGAATGGCCCTGAGGTAAGGAGATTCATGTCTGCCGGACAGCAGCGTCCGATTCGTTTGCTGCACATCTGGAAGACTGTTGCAATCTTTATCGTGCACAGACGGCGATCTGGTGGCTTGGATGACGAGGGAAGACTGGAGGAATGCGGGCTGCGAGTCTGAGGCTTCCAGGTTCATGTCAGAGTCGTACTCGACGTGTCTGGGTGTTAATGTTGTGGCCTGACACGAATCCTCAGAGCTAGCGACAGAAACCAAGGACACTGACCTGGACATGAGGCCGCAGCGTTCGCTCTCTGGCCGGGGTGATCTGGTCAGACAGTTTTCCACGGCTGACATGACCTTTGCGCTGATAGAGGGCAGGCTCTTTCCATCCAGGGACATTGTTCTGGGGCTAGTGCCGTCCTTCAGGGGTTTCTCTCTGCTATGGGTATCAGAGGCTTCGGAGCTTTTCGAGCGCATGAGGTCTTTGCTTAAGCATGGTTCAGCCTTTGTTCTGTCTTTAGGCTTGGATTTCCCTGGGTCCGCCAGAGGTCGCTGTTTAAGCCGTTCTCGctctttttgtttgattttctcGAGGTGTTTCCGATGCCACTGCTCGATTTCCTGGTCTTTCAGGCTGAGCATGCGCTCAAAGCTGGTCTGCATCAAGTCATCGTTCACAAGCCTTTTTTCTTTGGGCTTGGTGTCTCGTGTTGCAGGGGAGGCTTTTGATTTGGATTTATCTGCATCCGTTTCGTTGGGTTTGGCCTTGCTGATCTTGGCCTGCTGGGAGCGGTCTTTGTGCCTGTCTTTATCCTTGTCCTTGTGTCTATCTGAATCTCTGTCCCGGTCTCTCCGGTCACGCTCCTTCTCCGGTGTTCTCACAACTTCCTCCTTTGATTTTGTAGATAAGGACTTGCTGCTCTCAGACAGATagctcttcttctcttctaAAAGTAATTTCAGATTGGAACTTGAGGAGAGAGTCCcatcttttattttatctctctttttcctgtcaCAGTCCTTTTCTTTGGAGCGATCAGATTTACTATGATCTGTGGTCTTCTCAAGAGGTTTTCCTTTCTTATCAGAGTTTGTGCGATCCTTTTCTCTGTGATCCCCAGCACTATAATCtctgtcctgcctctctctgtcgGACCGTTTGTCTAActtatctttatttttcctgctgTCCTCATGCTTTTTTGTTGTGGATaaagatttcagtttttcattctCTTTGTAGTTTTTATCTCCCGGCGAGTGGGAAGAAATGgctgttctctctttttccttccaACGATCCACTGAATTCTGCGGTTCTGCTTTGTCAGAGTGCTCCgttttaacctttttttcctTGTCAGGAtgccttttctctgttttttcagaATCCTTCTCTTTTCCTGGGAGCCTCTTGTCAGATTTCTCGCGTGAGCCTTTCTCAGAGGGCTCCAGCTGTTCTTGATCAGCTGTGATCCCACTTATGggtttctcctctgtctcttctttcaTGCTGTTGCTCTGCAGCGGCTCCTCTGGAATCCGCCCTGAGCCGTGGCAGTCCACTCTCTCGTCACGCTCACTTGGCTTCGAATCCTTTACCTTCTCCTCTTTACCAGCAGCCTCCTTCCGCTCTTTTTTCACGGCCTTGTCTTTTTCTCGCTCCTCTCTCGGCCTCTTCTCCTTACTGCTGGAGTGTTTctcctttgtgtttttctcatccTTGACAGGAGAGGAATCAGAGGTCTTCTGAACTGAGCCGTTGTCTTCACCTTCCTTTTTCACTGGCAGAGGTTCATCGGTCTCATCACTTTTGAAAAAATTTTCTTTCCAGAACTCTCTGTCAAACTCCAAATTCCTGTGGCTGTCTTTCCTGGCCTCCTTCTGCCTGTGGCGGCTCCGCTCTGCCTCATAATCCCtcctgtgtttgtctttctccttATGTTTAAGTTTATGCTTCTTTACTACTTTGCCGTCTAAATCGGTCTTCCGTAAGGCACCTTCAGTGCTGTCTATACTGTTTCCGATGTTACCATCTTTGCAAGGGCTTGAACGGCCGTCGTCCCCGTCTACACTGGAGTCTTTCTGTTGATGTTTGCTCTTCTCCTTGTGCTTACACCCCTTGGTGCTGGAGCCTTCAGTGCAGTAGTCTGCGTCTGTGTAGTGGTTGTACTTGACACCATCCACCGGACATGAGCTGTCactgatggaaacacacatcttagtgttttcctgtttaagtggtgtttgtttatctgtcaGGCTGTGGTTCAGTTTGGGAGATTTGATGGATGACAAATGGAAGAGGTGGACGGATGAGTCGTCTTTAGGACTAAAAGACATCTTGAAGGAGTCCTCCTCCCGACCTTTATCTGTGCTCTCCGACACAGTTGCGAGAGAGAGGACTAAAGTTTTGCTATTCTCTTTCCCATCCTCTTGgttttccttgtttttattctggCTTTTGCTCTTCCTCTTAACTTTGCCCTTGTCCTTTTGCTCAGCATTGTCCTTTTTAGACCTCGTGTCTGCCTTGAGGCTCTCTGAACTCTGAGAACAGGTGGGCGAGTTCCTTTTCTCTGAAAGGCTCTCCATTTCGTCGCTGGAGGTATCAGAGCTGCAGTGGACTCGAGGAGTCTTTTGCTTTTTGGATTTAGAGGAGGAATCCCCCTTGCCACTTTGCTTTCCTGCCACATGATTCCtatctttttcctccttctccctctgtcGCAGTTCCCTCCGGAGGATGTGTCTGTCGTTCAGGGCTTTACTGagatcctcctcctcttcctcgtcctTGAACTCGTACTCATCCAGCCCTGGCACGGACGACGATGATTTCGTGGCAGGTTTGCCATCTGAATCCTTTTCAGTATCAGAGTCTTCCATGTTGTCATCCACACTGGATGGATTGACAGATGGTGGGTCTTCAGACTCTGCGGAGGAGAtaagattcatttttaaaaatggtacAATACAAAACAGTTGTTTAAGATGAAAGAATGATTATGAAATGCTCTGTGCTGCATATAAACACTGCCAACACTGTGACAACTTATAGCTTCCATGATTTAAGTCCTAAAGCCCTCAACACATTGCTGACATTTGCTTTTAAGCCCCATGTGGTTCACCTATAGTGAGTACTCATGTACACATCACGCTATGTGGAACAGCGGACAGAAGCGTCCTGTTGCATTAAAATTAGTATGTTAATGTGTGAATGTAAGCAGGAGGTCAGCCAAAACACTACAGCATCCTCTGCATACCTGAAGAGCTGTCATCTTGATCTGACAGTGACACCTCTCCCTTTAATAGCTGTTCGAGCTCCTGAGAGTCTGCCACGTCCACCGGGCGCTCCCCGCGCTTGTTGGCCTGGAAGGCATTACCACCGTGGCGTAGTAGTAGTTTCACAATCTACATAAAACAAAAGGAGAAGTTTtaagacaaacataaaaattgTAAGAATGTACAGCATTtgtaaaaagtcaaatttaatcaaaagtaaaaacaggGCAAAAGCAAAGACTAGTAGATCTAAGCAAAACTGATCTGAAATTGTTCTTTAGAGCAACTGcaatcaaacttttttttaaatgcaatgaCACGGCTTTGTATTGTTGCGCTATTGTGCACACAATCATGATGGTAAATGTGTAAATCTTGGTAACACAACTCcccatatttagcatttataagccgTATACAGACATTTAATAACACCCTACTGTAGTTGTAGGCAGATATAAAGGACATTTACattgaagacattttattttattacatctgtgttttactatattgtcattcattgtCTGTTTATACACCACCCTTCACTTAAAAAGGTGCACACATGAGGAGTTATATTTGGTGACAAATACATGAATTAACACTTCTATGTGCTAATAACAACactatagtgtgttataaacaatTTATCAAATGTTATGCTAAATATGGTGACTTACAGGTGGTGAATAGGTAGGCAGTCTTAGCAAAATGTCCTTTGTGAAGTATGTAAAGTACTCATGGCTGACATGTAAATCCAAACCATATCACTCTATAGCTCAAGATTATTctttaaaacaattattatcATCAAATGCCAAAATGTCTACATAACATTCtttgacatacacacactggaacGTCGTTTTTCTTAATCTATTCTGTAACAATTTCAGACCTTAATCAGAGTTTCTATGTGCAATTTACTTTCATGCCATACGTTATTActacaaaacaaatttaaagttAAGCTCTTACATCTTTATGCCCGCTGCTGGAAGCATCATGGAGCGGCGTGTCGTCATCCAGACCCTGCGTGTTCACCTCTGCACCTGCTGCTATTAAGACTTTGGCCACATCGTAGTAACCGAGATTACAGGCTTCATGAAGAGGAGTCCAACCTGGTGAGGACAGAAACGAGACAGCTGAGAGATCAgtcaaagaaaaatacaattaataacAGTAATAGGACAAATAAAGAGGAATGTAGTAATTGCACAGTGCTTTTGTTATCTCATCATGGAGATATCGCCTTTAAATCAGCAGCTGTTATGTCATTAAGAGCTACCATTGAGCCATGATGAAAGCAGTTAAATGACCTCCTCTCGGGGCATCGTACCTGCAAAGTCTTTGACGTTGACATCAGCTCCCAGGCTAATGAGCTCTTTAACTTGCTTGGCGTCTCCCCGGATGGCTGCCATGTGAAGGGGAGTCTCCCCTCGCTCGTTCCTCTTGTTGACCTTGTCCTTCTGTCGAGACGAGGCACTACTCGGGACTTTCTTTTGCACAGGGGTCGTTTGTGAGGGGTGACTGGGAGTTGAGTCTGGTTacgggcagagagagaagcACTTAATTGATGCTTAAAGCAAAAGCCTGCCACAGTTTGATATAACTACCTGGAAAAAGGCACAAGATTGAGCAACTAAAGTGAAGACTGTTTTTTCTGTGAACCTGATAGCGTATGCTAACAATGTGTCTGTCTTTGCATTTCAGTGGGTATGTAtaaaagaaatagttcaacattttgggagattacagttatttgctttcttgttgagTCAGGCGAGATTACTCTCATGTCTCTcaggtaaatatgaagctacagccagaaGTTGGTGAGCTTGGATTAACATAAGATTGGAAACAGCTTCCTGGCTTTGTCTAAAGATAACAAATCTGCCACAACCTCACAATGATtacaagactccaggaaggcACCGAATccaagaaatagtcctgcaTATAACCCCATAAAAAGcacaaattgttatttttacacctTGGTTTCatacagattaaaaacacaggaTGTAAGTGTTATTTAGTGAGCTTTaggaggtgctggtaggtggatgTTATTCCCTTCGGACAGCCAGGGaaactatttcctcctgtttacaGTCTTGATGCTAAACTCAGCTGACCGGCTGCTGGCACAAGCTTCATATTGAACGGACTGATATCGATCTTCTTATCTAAAtctcaaaagtgaaaaaagtgcGTTTCTCAAAAAcgttgaactattcctttaatgagCAAGTTACTAGTGAGCCTGGTTTTACTGTGAGCCTGAAAAAGTCAGCCAACTTACTCGGTTACATATTGGATGGCAACAGGAAAAGATCtcataaaataacaaagaagTGCTTTCTTTCCAGTGGAGCAGTTACATTAAATATTAGACTTTGCCCTTTACTCAAACAACCTTGAAATATTAGAGAGCATGCTTGTCAAAATGCTCAGAAGCATGAGTCATCCAACAGTAAATATACTCTGAGCCATCTTGAGGATGTGGTTAAGGTGAGAGGGCAGGCACACAAACCTGGACTGTTGGCAGTCATCTGCATTAGGAGAGCCATCTGTTTGCGCTCTGACAGAGGATACCCAAACAAAAGGTTGGGAGCCTGGGACTTCTTGCCCCCAGCCTCCTTTTTCACCTTCTTCTTGTCTGGTCCATCTTTATCTGCAACGAAACCgagaaagatttaaaaaaacagtccaCAAAAAGAAgggtttatttttcaaacagcaATTTAAATCATCACAGTGACACCGTTTTTCTTCCTCCCCTTGTATCTGTTGGGAACGCAGAGAAACAGATGACAAGCatgaggtttttgtttttaaaaggggACCCTAAAAAAGACAGCATTCTCTTAAGCCAGCCAAGTGTGAGCGGCACTCCTCAcgccctccctccccccccccccaccgtcTCCGTCGGTCGGTTGTTACAAAACATAAGACATGCGTGAGCTGTAACAGGGGGAGATGCagggtgggaaaaaaataaataaataaataacacacacacgtgcatgtgtgtatgtgcgtttAAAGCAGCATGGCAGCGCAAGTGGGTGACGTGACTTGTAGAGGACACAGGGGCTGAGGATCGGGCTGCAGCGATTACCTGCGTATATCCTGCAGGGAGGCACTAATCTCTCTCCCCAGGTCTCACTCGACTGGCCTGGGTCTGAGTCATCTACAGTGCAAAGCAGAGAGgatggggaggggggagggggagggagaggagaggagaggagaggagggagggagggggagagcaaggggagggtggaggggtgggAAAGCACTGCATTAACGCTCACTCTCTCACACCCTCCTCATCTCACAAGTACTCAAATACAGACAGGCACAAAGGCAGACTCGCACTCCACGCACAGATTATGAGTCATGGCAACACAGGAGACATGAGAAGATCCGATCCGAGGTGGTCAGCGGAGTCATTGCTTCCCCTTCTTCCTGCGGCCACTCGACACGGAGAGGCGCTCGGCCGTCGGAAAAGGCAAAGCTGCCCTCCGTGCTAGTTTAGTTTTATAACCTGTGCGACACAGATTATGCTCGGGGAATTTTAAATTGAGGGTTCTTGTCTGTTAGGATGACGCAGGaccacacaataaaaaaatcattacgTCGAGATGTGATCTACAGGGGAGATGAAGGCGAATCTGCGGGGACCTCAAGCAGTCTGTGAAAAGCATTACAGTACTTCATTTACTGCAATTATGGCTGGATGATACACTAACCTATTTTTACCTCTCAAATCTTGAGGTAAACATACAGTGAACTAAATTCATGgtagcaaaaaagaaaagtctgtgAGGTAACATCAAGACTTTAGTTCACAATGTCTCCAACAAGAAGCTGGACACTTTCATCTTCAACATAATGAAGGTTACTGAGAAGTCTGCAGGATGTCAGAAAGGTTCGAGACAGACCCTGATTTGTCCTCCTTCTTCATTGAGACAGACTAATCAAAGAAGTTTGTATAATCTCAAATACAGCGGTTATCATAACACGTTTTATAACTGCAGGCTGGTGTTTTTCCgtgttgtttttaatctcaACAAATtccataaaaagaccaaagcCAGGCATTCGTCCTTGTCTCAGTATTCTCAGACTTCCTGCCCTGTGGCACTCAGATCAGCTCATACTCAAGACGTAAACAGGTGGCTCATATTGTTTCACTTtgacggaaaaaaaaaaaaaaaaaaaaaaaaaagggctcaGTAACTTCCTAGTAACAGCTGGGCCCTGTGGTTCTTAGCAgacgttactcaaacaggagtaaattgtTCATTTGTTGGAGGCTGTTTTCCGCGGTGGATTAATACAAAACGCTCTCATGAGTATTTaaagcagcaggacagtgtatgtgggaCAGACCCGAAATAAACCACATTATAGTATCATAATGACGGAAAATGTCATCTGGTATACCGGTAAGGCaaccaaatgtgtttttgtaaagaggtttttgttgtttgtttttttttacaaacatgaaggtctatggcacagagtaataagctatatcaggctttagctACACACTTTTTAGTAGCATCAATTCAtagttggttttggtcttttcatgggatctGCTAACAATACTGACCTGTCAGatcaaacaagaaaaatagagaatatTGCTAAAAagctttatcctttaacttAATACAAGACCACGCATCAGGAACTAGCGGGCAGCctacgtaaaaaaaaaaaaaaaaaaaaaaaaagtgttcggAGCCCAAattttttatcttcatttaaatctaaacaaccaaaacagaaaaatgtagaatGATGTTTCCTTATCTATAGATCACCATTTACTCTTTTTCTTGAGTCTCATAAAAAACATCCTGGCTGATATGTTGCTATTAAacacaacagtccacaactttATCAACATGTTCAGATTTTGATTCTGATGCCACTCGAGTCAAGACCGTTTGACCTATAGACAGTCCCAGAAGAAACTGTACAACGGGCCACCAGGGGGCGGTGTGAGGACATGGCAGCATGCCAGCAGCatggctgctggaggaggagcagggaggagcAGCAACAGTCCTTACCAGTGTCTGAGTCTCGCTCCTCTGTCCGGGGCGGACTGGTAGTGAAGGAGAGCTTGCGCTTCATGGAAGACTTGACTTTCCCTTCCTTTCCCAGCAATTCACTCCGGTCCAACTTCGGAGTTTTGGTGAAAGGGGACAACTTATCTTTGCTctgtcagagaggaagagaaaataaaacatttaagaaattGGGAATGCCAAACACAGCAGGGTGTGGCCATATTTATGAGTTTTGTAAGCGTGCGTCTGTATATGTAAACAATACGGTCgtgacagtgaaaaaaaaacaaggcgGCCTCATTTGAAAAGCTCTGTTAACCAGCTCGACAACAAAAGGGTTGAGCTTAGCATGCGGGTTGTATTTCAAGTGAGACCTCGGCTTGCTAAAACATGACTCTAACATAAAGTACAGATGATTACATTACAGGCTGTGCTGTATCTCTGCAACATATCGTTTGGGTTTTTGGAAGCAGCAGGTTTGCCAGCATTACTCACAAATATCTTATTCCCAAGGTGAAGTCTTTGACAAGTGAAGAGTAAAAGATCAGGAGTGACTATATTTTTcacacaaagataaaaaaaaaaaagaacagaagaaaaaacagaagagaaagaagtcTATTTAAATGGTGTTATGCTTGTTGCAGTGTGAGAATTTAGCACATGTTGCACTCAGAGAACACTGTTAAATGTCGACAGATTTATTAATGGCTTCTTTACAGTTACAACTGAAAGCGTTGAGGCAGACGAGCTTTCCTTTACTCtcagtttttcatattttatgttgaGATAAACACGATTAAGACAACACAAAGCTAGCAACATCCTGAGcgtttaaaaacacataaaacaaaaattgcCAAGCCTAAAGTAGACTCTGCAGATCTAAAAATGTACCTCGATACTTCAGTCAAGACTTTATACGTCACCACCGTTACCTGAATACAATCCTGTCTATAAAGAGGAGGAGGCTTAATGCCAAAGCTTTCCATGAGCTCCGGCTGCTGACCTCATCTAAGTCCAGCCGGctactttattatattaatttttgaTCCTAATAAAATAGTTTAGATTAACAAGTTGTGATTCACTATGTGTGTACATTTACGACCACTAACCTCTGCTTCAAAACAATGCGAGCATGATGATAGAGTGTGTCAGCCTCCACATGCTCTGTGcgaatgtatgtgtgtgtgtttgacaaaatatgtgcaaaataaTTGATGACAAAATACATGAAGAACTGCACTGATTGCACAGACAGGGGACATCCTCATTAGACGGGCTACTTCAGGAAACACAGGTGGCAACGACTTGATGATTGCACAGTAAGTATTAAACAGTCCACTGACAGCGTGGCATTTCCCATGAAAACCACACAGACAGTTTATGGGCTTAATACatgaacaaatgaatgaatcatctttatttatttacaatgtgtttttttttacaacagagTCATCTCTAAGAcgcactgcaaacacacacttaaaacaggaaatgttgtCAAAGTAACAGGCCTGTGTCATATGAGGAAAATATAAGCTCAGCCTTACACTGgaactttacactttcaaacgcttattgtattttttggcaCTGACCTTTTAATGTCAGATGCCccaaatcatgttttaaaaataaagcatgTAATGGAACTTCCTgcagtattatatatatgatCACATTAACTATCATTGTGGCATGTTTACATAAACCTTACAGTGAAGGTgtcattaaataaattaaaaacaataaataaggTCTAATGATTTTTAATTGCA includes:
- the ankrd12 gene encoding ankyrin repeat domain-containing protein 12 isoform X2; the encoded protein is MAKPGSDRDGAMVDKQAGKKSKDKLSPFTKTPKLDRSELLGKEGKVKSSMKRKLSFTTSPPRTEERDSDTDKDGPDKKKVKKEAGGKKSQAPNLLFGYPLSERKQMALLMQMTANSPDSTPSHPSQTTPVQKKVPSSASSRQKDKVNKRNERGETPLHMAAIRGDAKQVKELISLGADVNVKDFAGWTPLHEACNLGYYDVAKVLIAAGAEVNTQGLDDDTPLHDASSSGHKDIVKLLLRHGGNAFQANKRGERPVDVADSQELEQLLKGEVSLSDQDDSSSESEDPPSVNPSSVDDNMEDSDTEKDSDGKPATKSSSSVPGLDEYEFKDEEEEEDLSKALNDRHILRRELRQREKEEKDRNHVAGKQSGKGDSSSKSKKQKTPRVHCSSDTSSDEMESLSEKRNSPTCSQSSESLKADTRSKKDNAEQKDKGKVKRKSKSQNKNKENQEDGKENSKTLVLSLATVSESTDKGREEDSFKMSFSPKDDSSVHLFHLSSIKSPKLNHSLTDKQTPLKQENTKMCVSISDSSCPVDGVKYNHYTDADYCTEGSSTKGCKHKEKSKHQQKDSSVDGDDGRSSPCKDGNIGNSIDSTEGALRKTDLDGKVVKKHKLKHKEKDKHRRDYEAERSRHRQKEARKDSHRNLEFDREFWKENFFKSDETDEPLPVKKEGEDNGSVQKTSDSSPVKDEKNTKEKHSSSKEKRPREEREKDKAVKKERKEAAGKEEKVKDSKPSERDERVDCHGSGRIPEEPLQSNSMKEETEEKPISGITADQEQLEPSEKGSREKSDKRLPGKEKDSEKTEKRHPDKEKKVKTEHSDKAEPQNSVDRWKEKERTAISSHSPGDKNYKENEKLKSLSTTKKHEDSRKNKDKLDKRSDRERQDRDYSAGDHREKDRTNSDKKGKPLEKTTDHSKSDRSKEKDCDRKKRDKIKDGTLSSSSNLKLLLEEKKSYLSESSKSLSTKSKEEVVRTPEKERDRRDRDRDSDRHKDKDKDRHKDRSQQAKISKAKPNETDADKSKSKASPATRDTKPKEKRLVNDDLMQTSFERMLSLKDQEIEQWHRKHLEKIKQKERERLKQRPLADPGKSKPKDRTKAEPCLSKDLMRSKSSEASDTHSREKPLKDGTSPRTMSLDGKSLPSISAKVMSAVENCLTRSPRPESERCGLMSRSVSLVSVASSEDSCQATTLTPRHVEYDSDMNLEASDSQPAFLQSSLVIQATRSPSVHDKDCNSLPDVQQTNRTLLSGRHESPYLRAILDEDANSSTEGKAVENLPKPNPTTTAGEELRTRETSAETEENLSGQQYTNSVADSVAEKEGSTPGCLTPQMLNKDPPSKNLTLPQSSLSQCSGPQPGSTEPKAPPSSEPPVVREVQCPENTNPQAECPNKDSDLPSTPTASLSAEPSVLTNTKTLQQKEPLPSPAVENLQQTESGTAQVSDHKEKLVENADGAEQERMENVSESLRTEEMESPVPSTSAHIPSSAAGEALPGCSKPSTESRCSQEDTDVNNYDCKKSKPSSDTASPSLDAQMEKMDSMPCASPEHKAEETSDVPQTSENNSVAAVSVTTESSSAESSLGAESSSESKSESNSEPMEVTPADEKPESSSSGEEQSLSFVQPPPQTDLSSNASGSSSPQSADQESDSSGTKIKVRSTDEDMDIHVPHPRKRKMPKVSSSQACSTTQQDKERGQQSLAAIVDSVKLEEIEPYQTERANPYYEFLHIRKKIEEKRKVLCSVTPQPPQYYDEYVTFNGSYLLDGNPLSKLCIPTITPPPSLPEQLKEMFKQQEVVRMKLRLQHSIEREKLIVSNEQEVLRVHYRAARTLANQTLPFSACTVLLDAEVYNMPQDVQSDDGKTSVRDRFNARQFMSWLQDVDDKFDKLKTCLLMRQQHEAAALNAVQRLEWQLKLQELDPATYKSTSIFEIPEFYIPLVEVNDDFDLTPI